A genomic window from Caldicellulosiruptor kronotskyensis 2002 includes:
- the queD gene encoding 6-carboxytetrahydropterin synthase QueD translates to MLLKKIFKFDAAHNLTKYNGKCENLHGHTYKLAVTVEGKPDNQDMVIDFMLLKKIVQDEVIDILDHAYINDIIENPTAENIAKWIWEKLSKKIEEQGVKLYEIEVWETEDSSVIYRGEDE, encoded by the coding sequence ATGCTTCTTAAAAAAATTTTCAAATTTGATGCAGCGCATAATCTTACAAAGTACAATGGAAAATGTGAAAACCTTCACGGGCACACATACAAGCTTGCTGTCACAGTAGAAGGAAAACCCGATAACCAAGACATGGTGATAGACTTTATGCTTTTAAAGAAGATTGTACAGGATGAAGTGATTGACATCTTAGACCATGCGTATATAAATGACATTATTGAAAATCCTACTGCTGAGAACATTGCAAAGTGGATATGGGAAAAACTGAGCAAAAAAATAGAAGAACAAGGCGTCAAGCTTTATGAAATTGAAGTGTGGGAGACAGAGGACAGTAGCGTCATATACAGGGGTGAAGATGAATGA
- a CDS encoding putative bifunctional diguanylate cyclase/phosphodiesterase, with protein MSEKNKDLNCKANNYAAKISIIYAVVSAIWILISDMLTTIFFAKKELVTFISVIKGWLFVLITASLLYFMIRKKIYSLYLSENKLQNAIEELQKTNDELSKTQEKLVIQYKKLAKNQEKIKELAYFDQLTNLPNRNHFMLALEKAIRDAHFKGQQLALMCIDIDNFSKINNTLGHATGDVVLKEIAQRLKEAVGNNGFVARLTGDEFGIIIYNFLDFNVLNYFIYKIFNLFSISWEIMEYNFNITPSMGIAIYPSDGQDGISLLKNADKALKLAKEKGKNTFCFYNLEMDNILQQRLEFESDLKKAIEKDQFVLYYQPIVDLEKMQICGAEALIRWIHPQKGLIPPMSFIPIAEQTGLISQIGQWVLAKVISDLKSIRDVTNHNFYISFNASLREFSSANFVGNVLHTIEALKGDSNSLGIEITESVAMADPQNTIKSLNTLKEKGIKVFLDDFGTGYSSLNYLKQLPIDVVKIDRSFIANMSTDTKEQKIAKSLIDLSHILDLKVVAEGIEDSQQAEILKAFKCDFGQGYLFGKPLPKDQFIEFAKRF; from the coding sequence ATGTCTGAAAAAAATAAAGACTTAAACTGTAAAGCAAATAATTATGCAGCTAAAATATCAATAATATATGCAGTTGTGAGCGCAATTTGGATTTTAATCTCTGATATGCTAACAACAATTTTCTTTGCTAAAAAAGAGCTTGTTACTTTCATTTCAGTAATTAAAGGCTGGCTCTTTGTGCTTATCACTGCAAGCCTTTTGTATTTTATGATTCGCAAAAAAATCTATTCGCTTTACCTTTCCGAAAATAAGCTCCAAAATGCTATCGAAGAACTTCAAAAGACAAATGATGAACTTTCTAAAACACAGGAAAAGCTTGTTATCCAGTACAAAAAACTTGCAAAAAATCAAGAAAAGATAAAAGAGCTTGCTTACTTTGACCAGCTAACTAATCTGCCAAATAGAAATCATTTTATGTTAGCTCTCGAAAAGGCTATCAGGGATGCTCATTTCAAAGGGCAGCAACTTGCTCTGATGTGTATCGATATTGATAATTTCAGTAAAATTAATAATACTCTTGGTCATGCGACTGGTGACGTTGTTTTAAAAGAAATTGCGCAAAGGCTTAAAGAAGCGGTGGGTAATAACGGGTTTGTTGCAAGACTAACAGGAGATGAGTTTGGAATAATAATTTATAATTTTCTTGATTTTAACGTCTTGAATTACTTTATCTATAAAATTTTTAATTTATTTTCAATATCATGGGAAATAATGGAATATAATTTTAACATTACACCAAGTATGGGGATTGCTATATATCCTTCAGATGGGCAGGATGGGATATCACTTTTGAAAAACGCCGACAAAGCTTTAAAACTTGCAAAAGAAAAAGGTAAAAATACTTTTTGTTTTTACAACCTGGAAATGGATAATATACTTCAACAGAGGCTTGAATTCGAATCAGATTTAAAAAAGGCGATTGAAAAAGACCAGTTCGTTTTGTATTATCAGCCTATTGTGGACCTCGAAAAAATGCAGATATGTGGAGCAGAAGCACTTATTCGCTGGATACATCCACAAAAGGGGCTTATACCGCCCATGTCTTTTATTCCAATTGCTGAGCAGACAGGGCTCATATCACAAATTGGTCAATGGGTATTGGCAAAGGTCATATCGGATTTGAAGAGCATCAGAGATGTAACAAATCACAACTTTTATATTTCTTTCAATGCGTCTTTAAGAGAGTTTTCAAGCGCAAATTTTGTTGGTAACGTACTTCATACAATTGAAGCCTTAAAAGGAGACTCAAATTCCTTGGGAATAGAGATTACTGAATCAGTTGCAATGGCAGACCCTCAAAATACCATAAAGTCACTCAATACTTTAAAAGAAAAAGGTATTAAAGTTTTTCTTGACGACTTTGGAACAGGCTACTCTTCTTTAAACTATCTAAAACAGCTTCCCATTGATGTTGTTAAAATTGATAGAAGTTTCATAGCCAATATGAGCACTGACACAAAAGAACAAAAAATAGCCAAAAGCCTGATTGACCTTTCTCACATCTTAGATTTAAAGGTTGTAGCAGAAGGTATTGAGGATAGTCAGCAGGCTGAGATACTAAAAGCATTTAAGTGTGATTTCGGACAGGGATATTTGTTTGGAAAACCTCTTCCAAAAGACCAATTTATAGAGTTTGCAAAGAGGTTTTGA
- the tsaB gene encoding tRNA (adenosine(37)-N6)-threonylcarbamoyltransferase complex dimerization subunit type 1 TsaB, with protein sequence MKILAIETSGKVASAALLADYKVISEIVLNTKLVHSVMLIDLIDQVLKNASIQIEDVDLFAASVGPGSFTGLRIGVSTIKGFCYATSKPCIGVDTLMALCYNFWACSDFLMPVLDAKSQKVFTGIFRFEEDKLKTYHPTSILDIEEAKELAKKYNPILLGEGLDIYDFSEFRISPKFLQYQKASNVGVLAYEIAQEGKICSHFDLVPIYLKKSYAEREQNI encoded by the coding sequence ATGAAGATATTGGCGATTGAGACGTCTGGCAAGGTTGCAAGCGCTGCTTTGCTGGCAGATTACAAGGTGATTTCTGAGATAGTTCTTAACACAAAACTTGTTCACTCTGTGATGTTAATCGATTTAATTGATCAGGTATTAAAAAATGCATCAATTCAAATAGAAGATGTTGACCTATTTGCAGCATCGGTAGGACCTGGTTCTTTTACTGGGCTCAGAATAGGTGTTTCAACAATAAAAGGTTTTTGCTATGCTACTTCAAAGCCATGTATAGGTGTTGATACTTTGATGGCTCTTTGCTATAACTTCTGGGCTTGTTCGGATTTTTTAATGCCCGTTTTAGATGCAAAGTCACAAAAGGTATTTACTGGAATTTTCAGATTCGAGGAGGACAAACTCAAAACATACCATCCAACTTCGATACTTGATATTGAAGAAGCAAAAGAACTTGCAAAAAAATATAACCCCATTTTGCTTGGTGAGGGTTTGGATATTTATGATTTTTCTGAATTTAGAATTTCGCCTAAGTTTTTGCAATATCAAAAAGCATCAAATGTTGGAGTTTTAGCTTATGAAATTGCCCAAGAAGGCAAGATTTGTTCGCACTTTGACCTTGTTCCCATTTATCTAAAAAAGTCATATGCAGAGAGGGAACAAAATATATGA
- a CDS encoding ATP-binding protein, which yields MDQIMLTIPPKAEYIMVVRLTLSGIAARAGFDFETIEDLKMAISEVFNLFEIEKLKGKISVEFNIASEFLDIRIDVPNGELRDNELAKMILQTLIDEAEFEKTEDGHRVKLKKYHRGV from the coding sequence ATGGACCAAATTATGTTAACAATTCCGCCAAAAGCTGAATATATTATGGTAGTAAGATTAACACTATCTGGGATAGCAGCGCGAGCAGGCTTTGATTTTGAAACAATAGAAGATTTGAAAATGGCCATATCAGAGGTTTTCAACCTATTTGAAATAGAAAAGCTAAAAGGGAAAATATCTGTGGAGTTTAACATTGCAAGTGAGTTTTTGGACATAAGAATTGATGTGCCCAATGGTGAGCTGAGAGACAACGAGCTTGCAAAGATGATTCTTCAAACTTTAATAGATGAAGCAGAATTTGAAAAAACTGAGGATGGTCATAGAGTAAAACTCAAAAAATATCATCGAGGGGTCTGA
- a CDS encoding STAS domain-containing protein, with protein MNLDLKEKISENGVVIELKGELDIFSSPTLKDKLYSLIDTSSSDVIIDMNDVSYIDSTGLGVFVGALKKSKQKGTNIVLKNLKPNVKKVFTITGLDKVFRIE; from the coding sequence ATGAACCTTGATTTAAAAGAGAAAATTTCTGAAAATGGTGTTGTGATAGAGCTTAAAGGTGAGCTTGACATATTTTCTTCACCAACTTTGAAAGACAAGCTTTATTCATTGATTGATACATCATCAAGTGATGTTATTATTGATATGAACGATGTAAGCTATATAGACTCAACCGGGCTTGGTGTATTTGTAGGTGCTTTGAAAAAATCAAAGCAAAAAGGTACAAATATTGTTCTTAAGAACTTAAAACCCAACGTAAAGAAGGTTTTCACTATCACCGGGCTTGACAAGGTGTTCAGAATTGAATGA
- a CDS encoding Ig-like domain-containing protein, translated as MNKSWGKKLFAFLSLLSLLLSFLVNTSFSQNLSYYQQAAQVLKEKGIMTGDTKGNLNLDKPLKRSEISKMIIMLLGKKPLADFYANQKKSSFKDVKTNYWGLGYIEAAKAIGLISGYTDGTFKPEQYLKVEELTAIVVRALGVKEGELKGKWPLNYIQKAYSMNIFYGIESEIEIGKLVTRGQTAAILYNAFLNESLKAAKPVGLEIIDMQTLKVTFDKELSSIVKSDFSFDGGLYVLDAKFADSSKRVVEIKTSLQQEGKEYTLFYKGQATTLKFVAKTIPFSLAEDIKIESLKKVNLKFTKAISKSQQDNLPIKIYVNGKEVTDVKKIISIDFKTVSIIFQNKLNQTDKLMVEISNLLSETGQSLSTTKELTVIDATQPKVVDFRLINSKKFKVIFTEPMNIDSANAYKVCDLSSVGANIRIDSNYVYAKVTPKHQENAIDIELLYPLADGNHIIEITEAKDFAGYKAPDFRATFTTVLEKNPPKLVSLELVSNNQIRLVFDEEIRSLDGLIPTGEYEVYQAQDSTNHAIGAKITLLSDEKTIDIQLNPQLKLDSRALVSFEVRFRYVEDLLGNKVSDWVSVTSKAQDDTTKPSVKSIEVLDGNIIKVTFTENVNATDKVQSFSLLSGDGTQIVEAYAKSVKPLKEEDNSTFAVEFSTLAAINGGRYTLKISGICDTSVRENVMDSSTYAIDAKDTLAPTITAAIAKYDSSSDVDKIDIFFSEPMDVEKLKNLSSYFVGASSATIPLSSVKGAKIDYISPNGDRITLLIPGADDSTPGRWSQSGAVVDKLAAPTLTDKADNFIANATIAMPVSVSANFRGISAQDIEIVAIDKNTIELKALNGYIFASFDPAAIMFRNAYSTSSLNGNPDNDKVVSLGIVSYTISQDKKTITLKTSISLTSSAMADTNDSGQDAEQLKIFTVNSNIKDQFEQSLVIPPTLDINFYPSILLKDKISPQQTGVSVGSGNQSDTIAITFDEPVFALPGINNTVLAAGIELKVGGTTLIPDVDYTAYIQNGIVYVKVKKPGIVDSKVSLEIKRPDLIVDNNGNPSIVLKAQTVEHVTERTSPDVTAEFSSTDTRKVKLIFSEPMDASTLIAQNFSCVAGGSIVNFVKSSDNRVVEITFTNPLPAGSIVNISPNVKDLAGNSVSVQAVRK; from the coding sequence ATGAATAAAAGTTGGGGTAAGAAACTTTTTGCCTTTTTGAGCTTACTGAGTTTATTATTAAGCTTTTTGGTAAATACTTCATTTTCTCAAAACCTTTCATACTATCAGCAAGCAGCACAGGTTTTAAAGGAAAAAGGAATAATGACAGGTGACACAAAAGGAAATTTGAATCTTGACAAACCTCTCAAACGTTCAGAGATTTCCAAAATGATTATCATGCTGCTTGGCAAAAAGCCTTTAGCTGATTTTTATGCAAATCAGAAAAAGTCTTCTTTTAAAGATGTTAAGACAAATTACTGGGGACTTGGCTACATAGAAGCTGCAAAAGCAATAGGATTGATTTCAGGGTATACAGATGGTACTTTCAAGCCAGAGCAATACTTAAAAGTTGAGGAGTTAACTGCCATAGTTGTAAGGGCACTTGGTGTGAAGGAGGGAGAACTCAAAGGCAAGTGGCCACTAAATTATATCCAAAAAGCATATTCGATGAACATTTTTTATGGGATAGAATCCGAGATTGAGATAGGAAAGCTTGTCACAAGAGGGCAGACGGCAGCTATACTTTACAATGCGTTTTTGAATGAAAGTCTGAAAGCTGCAAAACCTGTCGGGCTTGAAATAATTGATATGCAAACTTTAAAGGTGACATTTGATAAGGAGCTTTCTTCAATTGTTAAATCTGACTTTTCGTTTGATGGAGGACTTTATGTTTTGGATGCAAAGTTTGCAGACTCAAGCAAAAGGGTTGTTGAGATAAAAACATCTTTGCAGCAAGAGGGGAAAGAGTACACGCTTTTTTACAAAGGGCAAGCTACAACTTTAAAGTTTGTGGCAAAGACAATACCTTTTTCACTTGCAGAGGATATCAAAATAGAGAGTTTAAAGAAAGTGAATTTGAAGTTTACAAAGGCCATTTCAAAAAGCCAGCAGGATAACCTGCCAATAAAAATCTATGTCAATGGCAAAGAAGTTACAGATGTAAAAAAGATCATTTCAATAGATTTTAAAACTGTGAGTATAATCTTCCAAAACAAATTAAATCAAACTGACAAATTGATGGTTGAGATTTCAAACCTTCTTTCAGAAACAGGCCAGAGCTTAAGCACAACAAAAGAGTTAACAGTTATTGATGCAACCCAGCCAAAGGTTGTGGATTTTAGGCTCATTAACAGCAAAAAGTTTAAAGTTATCTTCACTGAGCCTATGAATATTGATTCTGCAAATGCTTACAAGGTATGTGATTTATCTTCGGTTGGAGCAAATATCAGAATTGACTCAAATTATGTGTATGCAAAAGTTACACCAAAACATCAAGAGAATGCTATTGATATTGAACTTTTATATCCTCTTGCTGATGGGAATCACATAATTGAAATAACAGAAGCGAAAGACTTTGCAGGATATAAAGCTCCTGACTTTAGAGCAACATTTACAACAGTGCTTGAAAAAAATCCACCAAAGCTTGTGTCCTTAGAACTTGTTTCAAATAATCAAATAAGGCTTGTATTTGATGAAGAGATAAGAAGCTTAGATGGTTTGATTCCAACAGGTGAGTATGAGGTTTATCAAGCACAGGACAGTACTAACCATGCAATTGGCGCAAAAATAACACTTCTTTCAGATGAAAAAACAATTGACATTCAGTTAAATCCACAATTGAAGCTTGATAGCAGGGCACTTGTTTCATTTGAAGTGAGGTTCCGATACGTTGAAGACCTTCTTGGCAACAAGGTATCAGATTGGGTATCAGTAACATCCAAAGCTCAGGATGATACTACAAAACCGTCAGTCAAAAGTATCGAAGTCTTGGATGGGAATATTATAAAAGTAACATTTACTGAAAACGTAAATGCTACTGATAAGGTTCAAAGCTTTTCCCTTCTTTCAGGAGATGGCACACAAATAGTGGAAGCTTATGCAAAAAGCGTAAAACCGCTTAAGGAGGAAGATAATTCAACATTTGCTGTTGAGTTTTCGACACTTGCAGCAATAAATGGTGGAAGATATACTTTGAAGATTTCAGGCATCTGTGATACATCTGTAAGAGAAAATGTTATGGACAGCAGCACATATGCAATAGATGCAAAAGACACACTTGCACCAACCATAACTGCTGCAATTGCCAAGTATGATTCTTCTTCGGATGTAGACAAAATAGACATATTTTTCTCAGAACCTATGGATGTTGAAAAATTAAAAAATTTGAGCAGTTATTTTGTAGGGGCATCAAGTGCAACAATTCCACTTTCGAGCGTAAAAGGAGCAAAAATTGATTATATCTCACCAAACGGCGACAGAATCACCCTTTTAATTCCAGGGGCAGACGATTCAACGCCTGGCAGATGGAGTCAATCTGGAGCTGTAGTTGACAAATTGGCAGCTCCTACCCTCACTGACAAAGCAGACAACTTTATAGCAAATGCTACAATTGCAATGCCGGTTTCTGTGTCGGCAAACTTTAGAGGAATATCTGCGCAAGACATAGAAATTGTTGCTATTGATAAAAACACAATTGAGCTTAAGGCTTTGAATGGATACATCTTTGCATCGTTTGACCCTGCAGCGATAATGTTCAGAAACGCATATTCGACTTCAAGTTTAAATGGAAATCCTGACAACGATAAAGTGGTTAGCCTTGGAATTGTAAGTTATACAATTTCTCAAGATAAAAAGACCATTACTTTAAAAACATCAATTTCTTTGACCTCAAGCGCTATGGCTGATACAAATGATTCCGGTCAAGATGCTGAACAGCTGAAAATATTTACAGTAAATTCGAATATAAAAGACCAGTTTGAACAGAGCCTTGTAATTCCGCCAACACTTGATATTAACTTTTATCCGTCGATATTACTCAAAGACAAAATTTCTCCACAGCAGACAGGGGTTTCTGTTGGAAGTGGAAATCAATCAGACACAATAGCTATTACATTTGATGAACCAGTTTTTGCCTTGCCAGGTATAAATAATACAGTTTTGGCTGCAGGAATTGAGCTAAAGGTTGGAGGTACTACTTTAATTCCTGATGTTGACTACACAGCTTACATCCAAAACGGTATAGTTTATGTGAAAGTCAAAAAGCCGGGGATTGTGGATAGCAAGGTAAGCTTGGAGATAAAAAGACCAGATTTAATAGTAGATAACAATGGAAATCCTTCTATTGTCTTGAAAGCTCAAACTGTTGAGCATGTGACAGAAAGGACTTCACCTGATGTCACAGCAGAGTTTTCTTCGACTGATACAAGAAAAGTCAAACTCATATTTTCTGAACCTATGGATGCTTCAACACTAATTGCTCAAAACTTCTCATGCGTTGCAGGCGGCAGCATTGTAAACTTTGTAAAGTCTTCTGACAACAGAGTTGTTGAAATCACATTCACAAACCCGCTTCCAGCAGGAAGCATTGTGAATATATCACCGAATGTCAAGGACTTGGCTGGAAATTCAGTGTCAGTTCAGGCTGTGAGAAAATAG
- the folE2 gene encoding GTP cyclohydrolase FolE2 — MIDVQSQKDLRGISIQKVGIKDLNWPIVVMDRENKTQTTIAKIIAAAELKGDIRGTHMSRFIEAIDELKVVGPKEIEKLLDRIKEKLNSEKAYIRFDFPYFINKRTPVTATLSPLKVDCYFEAEKDQKFDLKVGVIVPVHTLCPCSKEISEYGAHNQRAYVTIEVRMKKFMWIEELVEIAEASASCPLYSILKRPDEKWVTERAYQNPRFVEDLLREVVLKIKEDNRIKWYKVFVESIESIHNHNAFAYIEGEITK, encoded by the coding sequence ATGATTGATGTTCAGAGCCAGAAAGACCTTCGTGGTATCAGTATTCAAAAAGTTGGAATAAAGGATTTAAACTGGCCAATTGTTGTAATGGATAGAGAAAACAAAACTCAGACAACAATTGCAAAAATCATCGCTGCAGCAGAGCTAAAAGGTGATATCAGAGGCACGCACATGTCCAGGTTCATTGAAGCGATAGATGAGCTGAAAGTTGTGGGACCTAAGGAGATAGAAAAGCTTTTGGATAGAATAAAAGAGAAGCTGAATTCAGAAAAAGCCTATATAAGGTTTGATTTTCCCTACTTTATCAACAAAAGAACACCTGTGACAGCAACGCTTTCTCCACTTAAAGTTGACTGTTATTTTGAAGCTGAAAAAGACCAGAAATTTGACCTTAAAGTGGGTGTGATTGTTCCTGTTCACACTCTGTGTCCATGCTCAAAAGAAATTTCGGAGTATGGAGCTCACAACCAGAGAGCTTATGTGACGATAGAAGTGAGGATGAAAAAATTTATGTGGATTGAGGAACTTGTTGAGATTGCAGAAGCTTCTGCGTCATGCCCTCTTTATTCTATTTTAAAAAGACCTGACGAAAAATGGGTAACAGAGAGAGCTTACCAGAACCCTCGCTTTGTTGAAGATCTTTTGAGAGAGGTTGTTTTGAAAATAAAGGAAGACAATAGAATAAAGTGGTATAAGGTTTTTGTTGAGTCAATTGAGAGTATTCACAACCACAATGCCTTTGCGTATATTGAAGGTGAAATAACAAAATGA
- a CDS encoding SigB/SigF/SigG family RNA polymerase sigma factor — protein MVDEKRTLEIDDEKIDRLFEEYQKTKSIELRNELVNRYLYIAEIIAKKFVGRGIDYEDLYQVACIALINAVERFEPNKGYKFTSFATPTIMGEIKRYFRDRASIIRLPRRIYETSAKIKLATEVLSTKLKRPPKVEEIAQHLNMSTEEVLEVMEASNNYLPQSLDQTMYEDEEMTLGDVLGKSDENILQVENVEAVKKAIERLSPFEREFVQKRFFEEKTQKEIAEEMNVSQMYISRLEKKVLKKLKDFIEEKKEE, from the coding sequence ATGGTTGATGAAAAAAGGACATTAGAGATTGATGATGAAAAAATTGATAGACTCTTCGAAGAATATCAAAAAACAAAGTCTATTGAACTTAGAAATGAACTTGTAAACAGGTACCTTTATATAGCCGAGATTATAGCAAAAAAGTTTGTTGGAAGAGGAATAGACTATGAAGACCTTTATCAGGTTGCATGTATTGCACTAATAAACGCTGTTGAGAGATTTGAACCCAACAAGGGCTATAAATTCACAAGTTTTGCAACCCCGACCATAATGGGAGAGATAAAAAGATATTTCAGAGATAGAGCTTCAATCATCAGACTTCCAAGGAGAATCTATGAAACTTCTGCCAAGATAAAACTTGCAACAGAAGTGCTTTCAACAAAATTAAAAAGACCACCGAAGGTAGAAGAGATTGCTCAGCATCTTAACATGAGTACTGAAGAAGTTTTAGAGGTAATGGAAGCATCTAACAACTATCTTCCCCAGTCTTTGGACCAGACCATGTATGAGGATGAAGAGATGACGCTTGGAGATGTTCTTGGCAAGAGCGATGAAAACATCTTGCAGGTGGAAAATGTTGAAGCTGTAAAAAAGGCGATTGAAAGGCTTTCGCCTTTTGAGAGAGAGTTTGTTCAAAAGCGGTTTTTTGAAGAGAAGACTCAAAAGGAAATTGCTGAGGAGATGAACGTTTCGCAGATGTACATTTCACGCCTTGAGAAAAAGGTGCTAAAAAAATTAAAGGATTTCATTGAAGAGAAAAAAGAAGAATAA
- the tsaE gene encoding tRNA (adenosine(37)-N6)-threonylcarbamoyltransferase complex ATPase subunit type 1 TsaE, whose product MKEIMSYSYDETVSIGYNIGRNLFKGAIVTLEGELGSGKTALTSGIAKAFGIEDISSPTFTIFHVYEGKDGILIYHFDIYRIEETELEDIGYEEYFYGDGIVIIEWADKLKRLHPKEYLKVEIQKIDEDIRKILITGVGEKYKNVEDVIEKDEDIGD is encoded by the coding sequence ATGAAGGAGATAATGTCTTATTCGTATGATGAGACAGTTTCGATTGGATATAACATTGGAAGAAATCTTTTCAAAGGTGCAATTGTTACCTTAGAAGGAGAACTTGGTAGCGGAAAAACTGCACTAACATCTGGAATTGCTAAGGCTTTTGGGATTGAAGATATTTCAAGTCCAACGTTTACTATATTTCATGTGTATGAAGGAAAAGATGGCATTTTAATTTATCATTTTGACATTTACAGAATTGAAGAGACAGAGCTTGAGGATATAGGGTATGAGGAGTATTTTTATGGTGATGGTATAGTGATAATTGAATGGGCTGATAAGTTAAAAAGGCTTCATCCCAAAGAATATTTAAAGGTTGAGATTCAGAAGATAGATGAGGATATTCGAAAAATATTGATAACAGGTGTTGGGGAAAAGTACAAAAATGTTGAGGATGTGATAGAAAAAGATGAAGATATTGGCGATTGA
- the rimI gene encoding ribosomal protein S18-alanine N-acetyltransferase, which translates to MIKGRVRRMAEKDIDMVHEIEILSFSVPWSRESFEYELKNEFAIYYVYEEDGRVWGFAGMHHIVDEGHITNIAVHPQKRGQGIGKLLLSALISYAKENGLVGLTLEVRSKNHVAISLYKSFGFVQEGIRKNYYSNPPDDAIIMWLWL; encoded by the coding sequence ATGATAAAAGGTAGAGTAAGAAGAATGGCAGAAAAAGACATTGATATGGTGCATGAGATAGAAATTTTATCGTTTTCTGTGCCATGGAGCAGAGAAAGCTTTGAATATGAGCTTAAAAATGAGTTTGCTATATATTATGTATATGAAGAAGATGGCAGAGTATGGGGTTTTGCAGGAATGCACCATATTGTGGATGAAGGTCATATTACAAATATTGCTGTACATCCTCAAAAAAGAGGGCAGGGGATAGGAAAACTTCTTCTTTCTGCCCTCATTTCATATGCAAAAGAAAATGGTTTGGTTGGTCTCACACTTGAGGTAAGAAGCAAAAACCATGTTGCTATTTCGCTTTACAAGAGCTTTGGATTTGTCCAGGAGGGTATAAGAAAAAATTACTATTCTAATCCCCCGGATGATGCCATAATTATGTGGCTGTGGCTTTAG
- a CDS encoding amidohydrolase, which translates to MDIIIKNAKIYTMDEKGILEKGDILIKDGKIALIDENIHSQDAHVIDATGRLVFPGFIDAHSHIGMWEDSVGFEGADGNEDSDPVTPHLRAIDAINPFDRSFEEAIEGGVTCVATGPGSANVIGGQFCVIKTFGKRIDKMVVKEPAAMKVAFGENPKSVYHEKHQMPQTRMATAAILREALFKAREYLNKKLEAQQDEEKDMPEFDMKSESLIKVLTKEIPLKAHAHRADDIFTAIRIAREFDVNLTLDHVTDGYLIVDELKQENIPCIVGPNLTDRSKVELKNLDFKNPGILSKEGILVAIMTDHPVIPQKYLVLCSALACKSGMDEIEALKAITINPAKILGIDNRVGSIREGKDADIVIYKGHPFDIFSEVEYVLIDGKVVYHRK; encoded by the coding sequence ATGGACATCATAATAAAAAATGCAAAAATCTATACAATGGATGAGAAAGGAATACTTGAAAAAGGCGATATTTTGATAAAAGATGGGAAAATAGCACTAATTGATGAGAATATACATAGTCAAGATGCTCATGTAATAGATGCAACAGGCAGGCTTGTCTTTCCAGGGTTTATAGATGCGCACTCACACATAGGAATGTGGGAAGACTCTGTCGGGTTTGAAGGAGCTGATGGGAACGAAGACTCAGACCCTGTCACGCCACACTTAAGAGCAATTGATGCTATAAATCCATTTGACAGAAGTTTTGAAGAAGCAATTGAAGGTGGCGTTACATGTGTTGCAACAGGGCCAGGAAGTGCCAATGTGATAGGTGGGCAGTTTTGTGTCATCAAAACTTTTGGCAAGAGAATTGACAAGATGGTTGTGAAAGAACCTGCTGCAATGAAGGTTGCTTTCGGTGAAAATCCCAAAAGCGTTTATCACGAAAAACACCAGATGCCTCAAACACGCATGGCAACTGCTGCAATCTTAAGAGAGGCACTTTTTAAGGCAAGAGAGTACTTAAATAAAAAGCTTGAGGCTCAGCAGGATGAGGAAAAAGATATGCCAGAGTTTGATATGAAAAGTGAAAGCCTTATAAAGGTTTTAACAAAAGAAATTCCGCTGAAAGCACATGCTCACAGAGCAGATGACATATTCACGGCAATAAGGATTGCCAGAGAATTTGATGTGAATCTCACTCTCGACCATGTCACAGACGGATATTTGATTGTGGATGAGCTAAAACAAGAAAATATTCCATGTATTGTTGGACCAAACCTTACTGATAGGTCAAAGGTTGAGCTTAAAAACCTTGATTTCAAAAATCCAGGAATACTTTCTAAAGAAGGCATTCTTGTTGCTATTATGACTGACCATCCTGTCATTCCGCAAAAATATCTTGTTTTATGTAGCGCGCTTGCGTGCAAGAGCGGAATGGATGAGATAGAGGCTCTAAAAGCAATTACTATAAACCCTGCAAAGATTTTAGGAATTGATAACAGAGTTGGGAGTATAAGGGAAGGCAAAGATGCTGATATTGTAATATACAAAGGTCATCCTTTTGATATATTTTCCGAGGTTGAATATGTCTTGATTGATGGCAAAGTTGTATATCATCGCAAATAA